In the genome of Oncorhynchus nerka isolate Pitt River linkage group LG27, Oner_Uvic_2.0, whole genome shotgun sequence, the window tacataaagagagacaacacaacactacatagagagagacaccacaacactacataaagagagacaccacaacactacataaagagagacaacacaacactacataaggagagacaacacaacactacataaagagagacaacacaacatagagacaacactacataaagagagacaacactacataaagagagacaacactacataaagagagacaacactacataaggagagacaacacaacactacataaggagAGACGACACAATACTACATAAGGAGAGAAAACACTACATaaggagagacaacacaacactacataaggagagacaacactacataaggagagacaacacaacactacataaggagagacaacactacataaggagagacaacactacataaagagacaacacaacactacataaggagagacaacactacataaagagagacaacacaacactacataagagacaacactacataagagacaacactacataaagagagacaacacaacactacataaagagagacagcaacacagcatgacaacaacatggtagcaacacaacaagacaacaacatggtatcaacacaacaagacaacaacatggtagcaacacatcatgacaacaacatggtagcaacacaacatgacaacaacatggtagcaacacaacatggtagcaacataacaagacaacaacatggtagcaacacaacatgacaacaacattgcGTGTTTGTCAGAGGTGTGCGAGGTGTTTGCCCAGGTGCTGTCTGACTGTGGGATCTCCTACACGCGTGTTCCTGTGGAGCGTGGTCTACACTCGTGTCCCTggctctcccctgtcctcagagACTTCTACATGCAGGTAGAGAAGGACGCGCTGGAGTCTATCCCCGTGTTCAGACGACATGGCATCAGGTAGGAGACGCGCTGAAATCCCTGTAGAATGTCATGAGAATCTCTTCATTGATCCACACTGTTTACACTAAAGCTCGGTACGGTATTAGAGAGGTGTCATGTTCCTTTTAGACTAGACACTTGGAAGATTACCTTGAGGCACATATGGTGATATTATTTTCCTGTTCGTCTCAGTCGTCCTGGGGATTTCAATCATGCAATGAAAGAATAGTGTTTTAATATTTCCATGAGCTGAAAATGACCTTCCtcttctattttctctctctctctccccccccccacaGATGGCCTGATGTCTATCTAGGTTTGACCACCATGGGTCACAACATGTCAGTCCCCAACCTCAAACGAGCCTTCAGCCATGCCCTGGAACAAGACCTGTATGTCTCACTGTCGCCCCCTGGGGGTGAAAGTAAAAACAGGACAAACACCACGGAGCGGCCCGTGCTGACGGCAGAGCTCATGGTGCACCCTGGGTACCCCAGCCACCCCCAGGAGGGCGGGTGTGGGGAGGGGCCGGACGACTTCTCCCAGTCGGCTGACAGGCAGCAGGAGTTGACCACCCTGAAGGACCCAGCCCTACTGGCCTTCTACACCCAGGAGAGAGTCCAACTCTGTGCCTTCAGGGACCTCTGAGGCCCCTACACCCCTCGCGCTCAGGGTGTAGGGGCCTCAAACTCCCAAAACTTTTATCTGGTGTTTCATAAATCTCAATTGAAGAATTACAGGTTTGAAGATTGCTGCTTATTCCCAGAATTCTCCaaatgggattttttttttaacccagAGCATTTTGGGAAAGTTTTGTGATCCTACCCCTGAGTCCCCCACTCAGGGGTCACATTCCAATATCCACACTTACTGCCACACTATCTATCCAATACATGGCTTCCCGAGGccggtgggaggagctataggaggacaggctcgttgTAATGGCCGGAATAGAATGGAATCAAACCTGGATtctatatgtttgatgtgttcgaTAGCGTTCCATGATTCCATTCcaaccattacaatgagcccgtcctcctatagctcctcccaacaGCCCCCTCTAATGGCTTTGTTCTGAGTATTTAGAACACATTTCCAATACATTGCTTCATTCTGAGTGGTAAGCTTGGGTAGATATTGGAATTGGACTCCTCTGCTGCTCTTTCATTGGTGCAACCTTACCTCCAAACCACCAGGCGGCGCCACTATTTTCTGTGAAGCACAATCCTATTTTTTGACAGTGTTTATTACAGACAAGGCAGTTGTTTTCCAATCATCTCAGGTGAGAGAGACAAGCACAAAAATCACTATGCTCTCTCTCATCCCAAAGTGAACCTCAAATCAGCTGATCACACAAGAAGGTGTCAACAGAAGAGTAACTGCCAAAAGAGCCCGGCCCAAATAGGGCTTGTAGCCTATAGCATATTATATTTTAAACATGGGCAGGTAGTCTATCTAGGTCTTTAATGTTCTCGTTTTTAAAAGAACAAtcctgtatatatttattttatttgtcacactaTTTATTTAATGATATCACAAGAAGCAGAATGGTCTGAAATGCCCAACTGACTATAATGCCTGTATGAATAAATGAAAGGTGACAGAAAACCTCATTCTTGCATGAAGTATTTTGGTTTGAAATGAGGGTTTCCTACGTTTGAAGCGTTACAGGACTCATCTGCTACCGTGGGGGGAAATAGGTTACTAAAAGGTGAGTCAGGACTCGGTAGTATCATGTCTTACAacgctttttgttgttgttatttactTGGTTGGTCACGAGTAACCCCTCAATCACTTTGAATCACAGTATATGAAAATAGTTTTTTTCAACCAAAAAGCAACGTAAGTAAAGTC includes:
- the ydjc gene encoding carbohydrate deacetylase, which translates into the protein MPQPKVKLVVTGDDFGYCPKRNQGIVDCFQAGGISNVSLLVNASSAKEATELAKRHHIPIGLHANLSEGLPVSQGLKRGSTLLNKDGFFHGKMGFRKALQSGLVNMTEVELELRAQVRLFGELMGYLPCHMDGHQHIHVLPEVCEVFAQVLSDCGISYTRVPVERGLHSCPWLSPVLRDFYMQVEKDALESIPVFRRHGIRWPDVYLGLTTMGHNMSVPNLKRAFSHALEQDLYVSLSPPGGESKNRTNTTERPVLTAELMVHPGYPSHPQEGGCGEGPDDFSQSADRQQELTTLKDPALLAFYTQERVQLCAFRDL